From a region of the Fischerella sp. JS2 genome:
- a CDS encoding helix-turn-helix transcriptional regulator: protein MSIPEDFLKQLEQYTELSNREKEVFLEIFARGKSRIHVTQELNISKSNLSTCLTGIYKKFRIIGNGPVKESRLREYLSKRYSHEQPSGDLTIDDTDNSIDTLVQEIRKQIKLYIKEKCGTMRVLDMPKPIKFTGKQGIYTNVNILEKITGRRRLKISELIQNCDHDNFERIGLSQIK, encoded by the coding sequence ATGTCTATACCAGAGGACTTTCTAAAACAACTGGAGCAATACACCGAATTATCAAATAGAGAAAAGGAAGTCTTTCTGGAGATATTTGCTCGTGGTAAAAGTCGAATCCATGTAACTCAAGAACTAAACATTTCTAAAAGCAACCTCAGTACTTGTCTTACAGGCATTTACAAAAAATTTCGCATCATCGGTAATGGGCCTGTTAAAGAAAGTCGCTTACGGGAGTATTTGAGCAAAAGATACTCACACGAACAACCCTCTGGTGATTTAACTATAGATGACACAGACAATTCTATTGATACTTTAGTGCAAGAAATCCGTAAACAAATCAAACTCTACATCAAAGAAAAGTGCGGAACCATGCGGGTATTAGATATGCCTAAGCCCATTAAGTTCACAGGAAAACAAGGTATTTACACGAATGTCAATATTCTGGAGAAAATAACTGGACGAAGACGACTAAAAATTTCGGAACTAATACAAAACTGCGACCATGATAACTTTGAGCGGATTGGACTTAGCCAAATAAAATAG
- a CDS encoding NACHT domain-containing protein, with the protein MQRHSKLMVLGKPGAGTTTFLKYLAMQCIEEKFQANRVPLFITLKDFAEALKKLDILKFIVQQLSSCGVTHANVTVEKLLKQGKTLILLDGLDEVREEDTKRVLRQIQEFSDLICFIPISL; encoded by the coding sequence GTGCAGCGTCATAGTAAGCTAATGGTATTAGGCAAACCAGGAGCAGGAACAACCACTTTTTTAAAATATCTAGCAATGCAGTGTATTGAGGAGAAGTTTCAAGCAAACAGAGTTCCCTTGTTTATCACCCTAAAGGATTTTGCAGAAGCACTTAAAAAACTAGATATTTTGAAATTTATTGTTCAACAATTATCAAGCTGTGGGGTAACTCATGCCAATGTAACAGTAGAGAAACTGTTGAAACAGGGTAAGACATTGATATTGCTGGATGGATTGGATGAAGTACGAGAAGAAGACACCAAGCGTGTCTTACGACAAATTCAGGAATTTTCTGATCTGATCTGTTTCATACCAATCAGTTTGTAA
- a CDS encoding NACHT domain-containing protein, which translates to MADFDEKQIAIFAQNWFQLTDPVKGERFIQKLKENESIQELASSPLLLTLLCLVFGDSGDFPANRSELYKEGLNVLLKKWDAKRNIEREQVYKNLSLQRKEDLLSQIALTTFEQKDYFFKQKTTEVYIADFIRNLRDADTDPKVLKLDSEAVLKFIEAQHGLLVERAKGIYSFSHLTFHEYFAAREIVANSALESLVEHITEISWREVFLLAAGMMRKADDLLLLMKSKIDSIVALDDKLQYLLQTVYNKSLSVKYNHKGAVVRAFYLEHALFFSYSVLDYCSELTKALGFNIEVDPEIDFDEKLTDALEIVNSDPAECLSYALSLNLNLEPEFQKSLQNLKKQIPYPDDPKKWMQREDKTIKQWLHDLRSLIIRYRKICYQDELNDQQCELIWNYYDANTLMVDCLNSDCYISRQVRQEIEDSLLLPISEGQK; encoded by the coding sequence ATGGCAGATTTTGACGAAAAACAAATAGCCATTTTTGCTCAAAACTGGTTCCAATTAACTGATCCAGTTAAAGGTGAAAGATTCATTCAAAAACTAAAGGAGAACGAATCAATCCAAGAACTAGCTAGTAGTCCTTTACTATTGACACTACTGTGTTTGGTATTTGGAGATAGTGGAGATTTCCCTGCAAACCGTTCTGAACTTTATAAAGAAGGATTAAATGTATTGCTGAAAAAATGGGATGCCAAACGCAACATTGAACGAGAGCAAGTCTACAAAAATCTGTCTTTGCAGCGTAAGGAAGATTTATTGAGTCAAATTGCTTTAACCACCTTTGAGCAAAAAGACTATTTCTTTAAACAAAAAACAACCGAAGTATACATTGCTGATTTTATCCGTAACTTACGTGATGCGGACACAGATCCAAAAGTGTTGAAACTCGATAGCGAAGCTGTTTTAAAGTTTATTGAAGCACAACATGGACTATTAGTGGAACGAGCAAAGGGTATTTATTCTTTTTCTCACTTAACATTTCATGAGTATTTTGCTGCAAGAGAAATAGTTGCTAACTCTGCCTTGGAAAGCTTGGTAGAGCATATTACAGAAATAAGTTGGCGGGAAGTATTTTTGCTTGCTGCCGGAATGATGCGGAAGGCTGATGATTTATTACTTTTGATGAAGTCAAAAATTGACTCCATTGTGGCCTTAGATGATAAGTTACAGTACCTTTTACAGACAGTATATAATAAATCTTTATCAGTGAAATATAATCATAAAGGAGCGGTAGTAAGAGCATTCTACTTGGAACACGCTCTTTTTTTTAGTTACTCAGTTCTAGATTACTGTAGTGAACTTACTAAAGCACTTGGATTTAATATTGAAGTTGATCCAGAGATTGATTTTGACGAGAAACTTACTGATGCTCTTGAAATTGTAAACTCTGATCCCGCAGAATGCCTGAGTTATGCTCTTTCTCTTAATCTTAACTTAGAACCTGAATTTCAAAAATCACTTCAAAATTTAAAAAAGCAAATTCCTTACCCTGATGATCCAAAAAAGTGGATGCAACGAGAAGACAAAACTATAAAGCAATGGTTGCATGATTTGAGAAGTTTGATAATAAGATATAGAAAAATTTGTTATCAAGATGAATTAAATGATCAACAATGTGAATTGATATGGAATTACTATGATGCCAACACATTAATGGTTGATTGTCTAAATAGCGATTGTTATATCAGTCGACAGGTTAGGCAGGAAATAGAAGACAGTCTGCTCTTACCAATCAGTGAAGGTCAAAAATAG